The following are encoded in a window of Methylicorpusculum oleiharenae genomic DNA:
- a CDS encoding tyrosine-type recombinase/integrase: MAKKINKLSARLVASLKDPGLYSDGLNLYLRVTAALNKNYVFKYTRNGKTHEIGLGSESKISLARAREKAKDYIDILDAGLDPLTEKRKKDETDKQQGKILTFRQCAEQYIEAKRSGWKNPKHVQQWENTLSQYAYPVIGDTAIAEVSTELVLRVLSPIWNSKNETASRLRGRIENVLDWAAVQGFRSRENPAGWKGHLSNLLPAPAKVQKPEHFKAVDYRELPDLMTVIRKNQNLSARALEFLILTACRTNELIGATWDEINLNEKLWTIPGERMKAGKEHRIPLCNRAVEILKFMRLLSHGDYVFAGRSAGGRMSTGTMDTFLQRTLGIEATVHGFRSSFRDWASEETSAAHEVCEMALAHTIKNKAESAYRRGDLLDKRRALMDEWESYLYQYPQKLPYILKIIQILQRLAIKAGYQ, translated from the coding sequence ATGGCGAAGAAGATCAACAAACTTTCCGCGCGTTTAGTGGCTTCTCTCAAAGACCCCGGCCTATACTCGGACGGACTCAACCTTTATCTTAGAGTTACAGCAGCCTTAAATAAAAACTATGTTTTTAAATATACCCGAAATGGAAAGACGCATGAAATAGGGTTGGGATCGGAAAGTAAAATTTCATTGGCCAGGGCGAGAGAAAAAGCAAAGGATTACATTGATATTCTTGACGCTGGACTGGATCCATTAACAGAAAAACGCAAAAAGGATGAAACGGACAAACAGCAAGGCAAAATACTAACCTTCAGACAATGCGCCGAACAGTATATCGAGGCTAAAAGGTCAGGCTGGAAAAATCCAAAACATGTTCAGCAATGGGAAAACACTTTAAGCCAGTATGCTTATCCGGTTATTGGTGATACAGCTATCGCAGAAGTCAGCACAGAGTTAGTTCTACGCGTTCTATCGCCTATCTGGAACAGCAAAAACGAAACAGCAAGCCGGTTACGTGGGCGAATTGAAAACGTCTTGGATTGGGCCGCTGTGCAAGGTTTTAGGAGTCGTGAAAATCCGGCAGGCTGGAAGGGGCACTTAAGCAACTTGTTACCCGCACCAGCAAAAGTTCAAAAACCGGAGCATTTTAAGGCCGTCGACTATCGAGAGCTGCCGGACCTGATGACGGTTATTCGAAAAAATCAAAACCTATCGGCCAGGGCGTTAGAGTTTTTGATATTGACGGCATGCCGAACTAATGAGCTTATCGGCGCAACCTGGGACGAAATAAACCTTAATGAAAAATTGTGGACGATACCCGGCGAACGCATGAAGGCAGGAAAGGAACACAGAATTCCATTATGCAACCGGGCAGTTGAAATTCTTAAGTTTATGCGGCTGTTATCCCATGGCGATTATGTATTCGCTGGCAGATCGGCAGGCGGCAGGATGTCAACCGGCACGATGGACACTTTCTTGCAAAGAACGCTAGGAATTGAGGCAACCGTTCACGGATTTAGGTCGTCGTTTCGCGATTGGGCATCGGAAGAAACAAGCGCAGCGCATGAAGTGTGTGAAATGGCGCTAGCACATACCATAAAAAACAAGGCTGAATCAGCATACCGGCGCGGCGATTTACTCGACAAAAGGCGGGCGTTGATGGATGAGTGGGAATCATACCTTTATCAATACCCGCAGAAATTGCCGTACATTCTAAAAATAATTCAAATTCTTCAAAGATTGGCCATTAAAGCCGGTTATCAATAG
- a CDS encoding helix-turn-helix transcriptional regulator, which yields MTPKKVKKNINLRQMDPDCLLRLEHIVPDVIPIARSTWYMKIANGSFKIKAVSLGGMAKAYRVRDVLALLDGLHEVELKP from the coding sequence ATGACACCTAAAAAAGTTAAGAAAAATATCAACCTAAGACAAATGGATCCGGACTGTTTATTGCGGCTTGAACACATTGTTCCTGATGTCATACCGATAGCCAGAAGCACCTGGTACATGAAGATAGCAAACGGCAGCTTCAAAATTAAGGCCGTCTCACTGGGAGGAATGGCCAAAGCTTACCGCGTAAGGGATGTTTTGGCCTTGCTGGATGGTCTGCACGAGGTTGAGTTAAAGCCATGA
- a CDS encoding CHC2 zinc finger domain-containing protein: MLPNNRTTSTTTSSNKLDNLLNRLEKVKQIKPGKYKACCPAHQDRSPSLYVTYTDDGKILMKCFGGCDIESIVSSIGLKLCDLMPDNPLNPYEKRKRPPKFSKSEMFDRVVFEAVILSVAVRELLKGETLADDDMERILTAESTINEIAREVR; the protein is encoded by the coding sequence ATGTTACCAAATAACCGAACAACCTCAACAACAACCAGCTCAAACAAGCTTGATAATTTGCTTAACCGGCTTGAAAAAGTTAAGCAAATAAAACCCGGAAAATATAAGGCGTGCTGTCCTGCACATCAAGATAGATCGCCTTCGCTATATGTCACATACACCGACGATGGGAAAATATTAATGAAGTGCTTCGGGGGTTGCGATATTGAAAGCATTGTTTCAAGTATTGGACTCAAGCTGTGCGACCTGATGCCGGACAACCCGTTAAACCCCTACGAAAAAAGGAAACGACCGCCAAAATTCAGCAAGTCAGAAATGTTTGACCGCGTTGTTTTCGAGGCTGTTATTTTGTCAGTTGCAGTTAGAGAATTGTTAAAGGGGGAGACGTTGGCTGATGACGACATGGAGCGAATCTTAACCGCAGAAAGCACAATAAACGAAATTGCCAGGGAGGTTAGATAA
- a CDS encoding DUF3987 domain-containing protein — MGAKKRRELGKNDYCSPEYPVNGLGPLKDLCKSISEKAQLDPAMVGQAIITAASLVTQGSYEVQTLSGYKPLSLYGLTIAESGDGKSTAEGIVLQGVREFEKEKHNGYMERIANESEEKGKKKNAPREIEPYLLASDSTVQGVIKSFKTGWPSQGIFTAEGATMLCGWGMSGEQRANSSANLNKLWDGESIALQRGIEGRTQLYNRRFCAHWLIQPDVAQEALNDSNLSAIGLWPRFLVAWPQALKPRLYKYYDFKSDPVVTSFWSVCKDILSEQVITGDGECGEFFTLKLTSEARAILIKTFEKMELSRDPSNPLHIIKPFAVRLCEQACRIGGVLAAFSGEKEISAETMKNALLLANYSLETWRGIFGTREDMTHELWAKNVYDWMSKRPGGRASETDLIKTVTPKHLRTAHKRDTALSILRERGLIEKAVDFTPDGVIRLSLNEWKIANGQ, encoded by the coding sequence ATGGGGGCGAAAAAAAGGCGGGAATTGGGCAAAAATGACTATTGTTCGCCCGAATATCCTGTAAATGGACTAGGACCGCTCAAAGATTTATGTAAATCAATCAGCGAAAAAGCACAGCTTGACCCGGCTATGGTCGGACAGGCAATCATTACAGCGGCTTCACTGGTTACTCAAGGATCCTATGAAGTTCAGACGTTATCGGGATATAAGCCCCTTTCACTTTACGGATTGACCATTGCTGAGTCTGGAGACGGAAAAAGTACAGCCGAGGGCATTGTTTTGCAAGGCGTTAGGGAGTTTGAGAAAGAAAAACATAACGGATATATGGAACGCATAGCTAATGAATCCGAGGAAAAAGGCAAAAAGAAGAACGCACCGAGAGAAATTGAGCCTTATCTATTGGCCAGTGATTCCACTGTACAAGGTGTCATCAAAAGCTTTAAGACCGGATGGCCTTCTCAAGGTATCTTTACGGCAGAAGGTGCGACCATGTTATGTGGCTGGGGGATGTCAGGCGAGCAGCGAGCAAACAGTTCAGCGAACTTAAATAAATTGTGGGACGGTGAATCGATCGCGTTACAACGTGGCATTGAAGGCAGAACGCAGCTATATAACCGCCGGTTTTGCGCTCATTGGCTGATTCAACCGGACGTTGCACAAGAGGCGCTAAACGATTCAAATTTATCAGCTATTGGCTTATGGCCGCGTTTTTTAGTGGCATGGCCACAAGCATTAAAGCCGAGGCTATACAAATACTACGATTTTAAAAGTGACCCTGTAGTAACAAGTTTTTGGTCCGTCTGTAAAGATATATTGAGCGAGCAAGTTATTACAGGTGATGGTGAATGCGGGGAATTTTTCACACTCAAGCTAACAAGTGAAGCCAGGGCCATTTTAATAAAGACCTTTGAAAAAATGGAATTATCAAGAGATCCGTCCAACCCCCTGCACATCATAAAGCCTTTTGCCGTGAGGCTATGCGAGCAAGCGTGTCGAATTGGCGGCGTATTGGCGGCGTTCTCAGGTGAAAAAGAAATATCCGCAGAGACCATGAAAAACGCTTTACTTTTAGCGAACTACAGTCTTGAAACGTGGCGCGGTATTTTTGGAACCCGCGAGGATATGACGCACGAACTATGGGCTAAAAATGTTTATGACTGGATGTCGAAACGGCCAGGCGGCAGAGCGAGCGAAACGGACCTTATCAAAACAGTTACGCCAAAACATTTAAGAACAGCTCACAAACGCGACACAGCTCTTTCAATATTGAGGGAACGTGGGCTGATCGAAAAGGCGGTGGACTTTACCCCTGATGGCGTTATTAGGCTGAGTTTGAATGA